AATTGAATGCTTACTAACAGGGGAAATTTCATTATCCGAATAGAAGCAATTCATAACAGTAAAATCAATATGTTCCATTAGCTCTACATCAACACCAATTGGCGAAATATCAAAGAACTTTTCTCTTGGTAAAAATTAAAGACATAATGCTATCAATTAGTTGCTAGCTTTAAACCTTCTATATATTCTTTTATAAATACCTCTACATCATGATTCTTACCATTATCCTTGTAGATATAGGTTAGCTCACGGTCTTTCAACTCTAGATTACTTAGAAGGTAATCCAACATCATCTTCTCAACATTTTTTCCTAAGGCACGGCATGACAAATAAAATCCTTCTATTATTAAGGAATCGTCCGTAATATTTATTATCATAGCTCCAACAAAGCCATAATCACCAAATTTATCCGATAATTCAAAACATCGGACCCAATAATCTGGCTGTTGAGAATAATAAATCACTTCTTCTGTAGAAATTTTCTTACAAGACAAGTTACATCTGTTAGTTCTATAAGAAAGTTGTGAAATTCGAGATGCTGTGAACTGTGTAACCTCACTACTAGCTAGTTTGATTTCAAGAGAATTAAGATACTCTTCATAATTAAAGTATTTCTCTCTTTCTTTTTTCCTTTTTCTTTCATTCTGATATGTTGAATTTCGCAACAAATCATCACCAGTTAGATTCGAAGTTTTAAAAAAACCACAGTTTTTTATGTGGACAGAGTATTCGTAAGGTCTTTTCACAGGTAGATGTATTGTAGTTACCTCTGGTAATGATTCACTAACTATTCCTATTTCAAACTCGGAATCATCAACGAAAACCATATCACTTAAAGAAATATTTAACTCATCTGAGATTTGTTTTATATTGTCTACTTTATTGTTCCAATTAATACGATAAGCGGCCACATGTTCTTCCTTTATAACCATAAATGGATGAGTTCTAATGACTTCCAACACTTCATCCTCATTATTTTTACTACATAATGTTAAAATTACACCGCACTGGTGAAGTTTTATCAATTCCTTTTGGAAATGTAAATATTGATTTCCAGGGAAAGTGGTGTCAAGCTTTATGCCATTCATTCCAACCTCTTCGAGTACCCCACCCCATAATACGTTATCGCAATCAAGTACGAGACACTTTTTATACTTTCCCAAAGTATCTCTTATAATATCGCAAAAAATTCGTGCAAGAGCTAAACTACCCTCAGTACTATATGGCAGATTAAATGCAAATTGCTTACGATAATCATAAAATTGTCCTTCGCCAACTTTCATAACTGCTTTATTCATATCAACCAAATAACACTTAGAAACATTATGCGGGATGCTCATCATACTATTTCGAATTTCAGAAACTATTTTGTCATCCAGAGGATACGACGTACTTTCCGGCAAAGTTACAAGTATGGGTTTATCATTATTCTTACGAATATTATTTATTGTTACATTAATTCGTTCGAGATCTCTTTCTTTAATTTCTTCTCTTGATTCATACGAGGATAGACATTCCGAAAAATCATGAATTAGTAATGTCCAATCGCTATTCAAAGTCACTTCTCTATTAGAAGAAAATAACTCATCGTAACTTTCCAAAATAATATTAGCCTGTATTGATAATTCTTCATTCATTACATATTTCAATGATTCTACAAATACTGGTTCGAGTGTAACATTACTAATAATTGAAATATTCGTCATTTGTGGAGATACAGACATCTCCCTTACTGCTTTCACAATATCTCCAAATTGTTTATTATATAAAGTCATTTTTACCCTCCTTAAGAAACATAAAATACTACTAAACTGACCCTAGGAACCCTCATCCATCATGCAACTAAATATTTCACCCTTCTTTAAGGGAATTCTATACATATGGATTACATCGATTTATAGGTATTTAAGAATTAGACTCTCAATTTTAGAAATTGTATTTATATTTTCATAGAAAAACTCTTCATCTTCTAATACTATATTGTAGGATTGCTCTATCATGGTGATTAAAGAAATCGCTTTTATGGAACTAAGACCTACCGCAAGTAAATCATCATTTATATCAAGCTTTTGTAGTTCATCTATATTAATATTTAATACTTTTGACAAAGTTGAAAATATTTGGAATCTAGTATCCAACGAAATTTCCTCCCATCTAAATTAAAGTTTTTATTGTATTGAAAATTGCATTAGAAATCATAAAATTGCACCTGATAGTCCTACTCTATCTTTTTCGCAATTCTACTTATTTTGAATTCTCTGACTAAAAAGCAGAGGGAATTAACCATAAGAGTATATAATGCTACACAAACAGAAACTTTCGACCCTATATACTCGCAATTCTCTCTGATACAGGCCATATAGCTCCCTTACTCATTAATGACATCAACGAAAAAATAGGGATCTGTTTTCAATTTTTGTTCTGCAATCTTAGCAATACTTTGACCATTAGCACTCTCAATTATTTTCCCGTTCAATGTAGACTTTCGTAACAAATCGCTATGCTGTAATTCTGTTCTTATCTTTTCAAATCTAAGGTTGGTTTTAGGTAAAGATTTTCGTACATAAAGTTGAAATGGCTGATCCGAAATACTATAGTCTCCAAAATCTATGGGATAAGTCCATTCAATATACTCGCGATATGGTACTAACTGTTTTTCCTCGACATTATGTATTAACGTACAATAACTCCAACTACATCCCAACATTACTATGCATGTATTTTCCCGCGACAATAACTCAACTGAAGTTCCCTTCCCATACCCAGAATTCCACCTAGAGTTTAGATAGTCATCCGACTTACGTCCTTTTACACAAAATGAAAACATGGGATTATGAGTTCGAGTAAACCCCAATTTTGTTTTTGCAAGAAATGCTAATGAACCCGTTTCAAAAGGGCTTGATTCGATGTTAAACATTTTGGTTTTTGAGAATGAAAACGTGAAACTAGGTATGACGATGGTTTTCCCTCGATCAAGCAAAGATTCTAGAAAAAGCATTACACCATCGACATATTCAATACATCGATTGAATCCTAGAGCGAAGAGATCCGAGTGAATAACAACTATTTCTTCGTCATCACGTATTAACGGCAACACACTAGTTAACAAGCTATCAGAAATTTGTACTGCAGAAAGCAATACTACACCCCCTTTAAAATTTTACAAACTACAAGTTTGAGCATAGGCTAATTGATTGTCAGTTACTTCATACTCATCTCATAAGAAGAATCCTTTATGCCTATTCCACACAACTAACACCCAAACAACAAACCTAATTATAACAATTTGTAAATAATTTTCAATAGATATTAAATATTGTAAAAATTTACTGCTTATTCTTAATTTATATTAAGCTTTATTTTTTTATTGTAATAAATTTTAAGAATGTGTTAAAAAGCTTAGGCCAATAACAACTACAAAAATAAAGTTTTAAGTGACCTTCTCGTTATGTTAAACTTTAGAAGTTATTCAAAAACATTAAAAAGGAGATAAAAAATGGTACAATCATTAATCTTTGATATGGACGGAACCTTATTCCAAACAGAGAAAATATTGGAATTATCACTAGATGATACTTTTACTTATTTACGGTCATTAAATGAATGGGATACAGTAACCCCTATTGATAAATACAGAGAAATCATGGGTGTACCTTTACCGAAGGTATGGGAAACCTTATTACCTAATCATTCTAATGAAATTAGAGAGCAAACTGATGCATATTTTTTGGAAAGATTAATTGAAAACATAAGAAGTGGAAAAGGTGCTTTATATCCAAATGTAAAGGAAGTTTTCAATTATTTAAAAGAGGTTAATTGTTCTATTTACATAGCGAGTAATGGTTTAACTGAATATTTAGAAGCAATTGTTAATTATTATAAATTGGATAATTGGGTCATTGAGACATTTAGTATTCAACAAATAGAAACGTTAGATAAAGGAGATTTAATTAAAACAATAATAAAAAAATATAATATAAAAAAAGCAGCCGTAGTAGGGGATCGTCTATCTGATATTAATGCAGCTAAGGACAATGATTTAATTGCAATTGGATGTAACTTTGATTTTGCAAAAAAGGAAGAACTTGCTCTGGCTGATTTGATAATAGATGACTTGATTGAGCTAAAAACAATACTCCCTAGAATAAAGAATTACTGAATAAAGTAACAGTAATAATTTCTATTTTTTCTTTATTTCTTAGTATGCTATGTTTCAATATTTTTGGTAGGTACTTTACTTTTAAATATAACCATATTTTAAAAGTGATACATGTGTTCATTGTTTGTTTAAAAAATTCAAAAACTCCGCAAAAAAACACTTGTTGATTAAGAACAATATTATAAAGAAAACCACTACCCTAAATTATGAATAGAGGGATTATTCTGGTGCTTAGAATAATCCATATTCAAATTTCTCTTGGAAAAAAGGGCTATTCTTTTGACAATGCAATTTCCGAAACGACATTTAAAGTATTTAAGGAAAAGGCCACTAAAGGAACGGGCTCCTCATATGAGGAGCTCGCTCTTTTAACTATATTCGAACTTAACGACAGACCTCATATAAATTATTAAGTAATGTTTATAAAATATAATAGGGGTGAAATATTATTGAAGTTCAAAGACCTACATATCAATATTAAAATCAGACTTTTCGTAAACTTCATTCAAAAACTTACTCAAATGACTGTATTTCCTTTTATGGCAATTTATTTTTCTAAATACTTTGGCTCTACTGTTGCAGGAATCTTAATGATTATAAGTGTAGTTGCTGCATTTTTTTCTAGTTTTTATGGAGGTTATTTTGCAGATTTATATGGTCGAAAAAGGGTGCTATTAGAAGGGGAGAAATATAGATTTCTTACCATGATACTTATGGCTTTTTTTAATTCACCTTGGTTATTCTCCCCAACAATTACTTTTATATTATTTGCTATAAATAATGTTATCGTTGGACTAATAACTCCTGCTAATGAAGCAATACTTATAGATGTAAGCACATCAAAAAATAGAAAATTGCTTTATAGTTTAAATTATTGGTCCCTTAATCTCTCGATTGCTTTGGGAAGTATGATTGGGGCATTTTTTTATAAAAACCATTTCTTTGATTTACTATTAACTACTTCACTTGCTTCTTTAATTACTTATTTTTTAGTTAAATTATATATTATTGAAACAAATCCACCAAAAATAAATCAAAAAATTAAAAAAGCAACATTAACGTCTATATTTGCCAGTTATAAACTTATTTTAAAAGATCGTTTATTTACAATTTATTTAATAGTAGGAATTCTTACGCTAAGTTTAGAATTTCAATTGGTTAATTTTATAGCTATCAAATTAAGTAATGAATTTGGAATTCAAAAGTTATTTGAATTACCGTATTTACAATTCGATGGTGTTAAAATACTAGGATTTTTAAGAATGGAAAATACATTATTAGTAGTAATTTTAGGTGCGTTAGTTTTAAAATTAACTGATAAACTGAACAACAAAATTATTCTATTTGTAGGTGTTGTTTTATTCACTTCAGGTTTTTCATTACTATCCATCTTCAACAATATATGTATATTAATATTAGCTACTTTTATATTTACTATTGGAGAATTATTGTATGTACCTATTCATCAATCATTATTAGCAGAATTAATAGATGATACTATGAGAAGCCAATACATTGCCGTAAATTCTCTTAGATCTAGAGGAGCGCTTATTATAGCATCTCTTTGCGTAACTTTAGGTTCATTTGTACCCAATTGGACTATGGCTCTCCTTTATATATCTTTTGGTGCTGTAAGCATTATTTTGTATAGTATTATCTTTTCAAACCTTAAAAATAAGATTGTTCATTAGAATATAGATAAAAGAAGAAGTGGCGTAATTAGAGTTCCTGTACGACATCACAAGGTAGGAGGGTTGAGGGTTCGAGTGCTCAATTCATATAGATATCGTGTAATTTTTGTATTCTATTTTTTTAGTTAAAATATCCTCTATAGAAGATTATTTCTTTTTTTATTATAATTGTTTCATGATATTTCCTGGGCAACTATTTCGTTCGTACAACTTTTCTAAAGCCCATATTTTTTGTGTAAATAACAATATTAGTAATAATTATTTGCTGTAATATTCAACTTTATTTGTTGCGTATTATAAAATTAAAAAACATTTTGAAATAAAATATAAACCTTGATACAGCAACGACTACACTGTACCAAGGTTTATTTTTGATGTCACAACATTTTATATATTTAAGAAAACTATATTTGTAAATTGTGACAGTATTGGTTTAACTCACTGTTGGTTTGGAATAAAGTTTGATTAAAAAATATCCCTCAATCCTTATCTAATAGCAACTTCAAAAACTCCATTTTGAAAAAAGATTGATCAAAATGAAGTTACTCTTTTTAGATAAGTATGAGATTTTTATAAAAAAGTTTGACCATTTTCCAGCTATGTTGTTCAATAATCGCGCACGATTATTTAATATTATAGCTTAAATCTTATTCAAGATAAGCCCCTTTACTTTAAGTCAATTTTGAGCAAGAAGTACTCATAAAAAAAACGCCATCCTTTCTGTAAATTCTACAAAAAGAATAAAGTTTTTTTCTGTTTGGAGGTATCCGAATGTTTTAACTTGAGAGGATAAGGACGAACTTCTATATATCAGGCGTGGTAACTAATCTACAATATCTACTGTTACATGCATATCATTGTAATCGCCATCACCAGCATCTTCAAACCCGAAGTTAAGATCATGTCCGCCACTGTTTGGACGTTCTTGCAAAGCACTTTGGATCCACGGTAAACTGCCCGAAGGTTCACCTCTTTTATGCCACCCAGAAACTATAAATGACTGATTTATACCCGTATTATTTTCGGGGGTAGAGAAATCGCTAAGGGATCTACGATAATTGCCTTTTTCAATAAGTAATGCTTCTGAACCCTCTGGATATATACACACAGCATTCTCCCAATTAGCATCAGCAGAAAAAGTAAAATTAGCACGCTTACCAGGTGGAACTATTACCTTTCCAACTTGGTTATTCATTAATGGATTACTTCTATCAGGACCAAAACCCATATAAATTCTCCTTTCTTTGTGTATTCACTTTAGTATGACTCGTGAAACTTTCCGTATGCATAGTAATAATCACCATACATTTTTTACATTTTCTTTTAAAATGTAACGTGAATATCCTATTTTCTTTTATAGGTGTGTTCAACAATCTGGTTCTTTAACGGAATAATCTTTTCACGATAAAAACACCCCTTTAGATAAAGGGGCATCCAAAGGGGGCGAAGCTTCGCAACATTTTAATAAACGTCGTGACTTTGTTTTAAACATCGCATCTTTTTTACAAACATCGCGACTTTATTTTAAATTCAAACTTCATGATGGTGAAATTCTTTGTACAAAGATTGGTGTAGGTGAGGATTCAAAAAATAAAGGCTTATTTTGGGCTGGTAACGCTGTTAATAAAGCTGTTAAGTTAAGTGATAAAGCTAAATCACCTGATCACATACTTATATCTGAATACGTATATAATAACTTAACAGATAAGGTTAAGTATGTTGAAAGAGAAAATTCAAATGGAACGAAGTATAAACAAGATATGTGGACTAAAGTTGCTTTAGATTTTACTTACAATGGAACGTTTGAAAATTATTATAAGACCAGCTATCATTGGACATTCACTTACCTTTAAGAATGAAACAGTAAATTATAGTGAGCATTGCATTTTAATTTATTTAAAAAGAGGACTAATAACTGTTAATAAACAGTTATTAGTCCTCTTTTTTCCCATACAGTTTTACATCACTACTAGGTTGTGTATGTCACGATTGAGTTGTGTACATCACGATTGAGTTGTATATGGACAAACTCACAGAACCTTAGCTCTAAGCCCTACTCCACCGTCACTGATTTCGCTAAGTTACGAGGTTTATCAACGTCACAACGACGATGTAGTGCCGCATAGTAGCTAATTAACTGTAATGGCACAACTGAAACAAGTGGTGTTAAGTATTCGTTAACATGCGGAATAACTAGACGGTCGCCGTCTTCGTCTACGCCAGCCATAGCGATAATGCATGGGTATGCTCCACGTGCAGCTACCTCTTTGACATTGCCGCGAATATTTAAGGCTACCGCTTCTTGTGTAACAAGGGCGAATACTGGTGTGCCTTCTTCAATTAA
This DNA window, taken from Lysinibacillus sp. FSL M8-0337, encodes the following:
- a CDS encoding AAC(3) family N-acetyltransferase; amino-acid sequence: MLSAVQISDSLLTSVLPLIRDDEEIVVIHSDLFALGFNRCIEYVDGVMLFLESLLDRGKTIVIPSFTFSFSKTKMFNIESSPFETGSLAFLAKTKLGFTRTHNPMFSFCVKGRKSDDYLNSRWNSGYGKGTSVELLSRENTCIVMLGCSWSYCTLIHNVEEKQLVPYREYIEWTYPIDFGDYSISDQPFQLYVRKSLPKTNLRFEKIRTELQHSDLLRKSTLNGKIIESANGQSIAKIAEQKLKTDPYFFVDVINE
- a CDS encoding HAD-IIIC family phosphatase, with the protein product MTLYNKQFGDIVKAVREMSVSPQMTNISIISNVTLEPVFVESLKYVMNEELSIQANIILESYDELFSSNREVTLNSDWTLLIHDFSECLSSYESREEIKERDLERINVTINNIRKNNDKPILVTLPESTSYPLDDKIVSEIRNSMMSIPHNVSKCYLVDMNKAVMKVGEGQFYDYRKQFAFNLPYSTEGSLALARIFCDIIRDTLGKYKKCLVLDCDNVLWGGVLEEVGMNGIKLDTTFPGNQYLHFQKELIKLHQCGVILTLCSKNNEDEVLEVIRTHPFMVIKEEHVAAYRINWNNKVDNIKQISDELNISLSDMVFVDDSEFEIGIVSESLPEVTTIHLPVKRPYEYSVHIKNCGFFKTSNLTGDDLLRNSTYQNERKRKKEREKYFNYEEYLNSLEIKLASSEVTQFTASRISQLSYRTNRCNLSCKKISTEEVIYYSQQPDYWVRCFELSDKFGDYGFVGAMIINITDDSLIIEGFYLSCRALGKNVEKMMLDYLLSNLELKDRELTYIYKDNGKNHDVEVFIKEYIEGLKLATN
- a CDS encoding MFS transporter encodes the protein MKFKDLHINIKIRLFVNFIQKLTQMTVFPFMAIYFSKYFGSTVAGILMIISVVAAFFSSFYGGYFADLYGRKRVLLEGEKYRFLTMILMAFFNSPWLFSPTITFILFAINNVIVGLITPANEAILIDVSTSKNRKLLYSLNYWSLNLSIALGSMIGAFFYKNHFFDLLLTTSLASLITYFLVKLYIIETNPPKINQKIKKATLTSIFASYKLILKDRLFTIYLIVGILTLSLEFQLVNFIAIKLSNEFGIQKLFELPYLQFDGVKILGFLRMENTLLVVILGALVLKLTDKLNNKIILFVGVVLFTSGFSLLSIFNNICILILATFIFTIGELLYVPIHQSLLAELIDDTMRSQYIAVNSLRSRGALIIASLCVTLGSFVPNWTMALLYISFGAVSIILYSIIFSNLKNKIVH
- a CDS encoding acyl carrier protein, which translates into the protein MDTRFQIFSTLSKVLNINIDELQKLDINDDLLAVGLSSIKAISLITMIEQSYNIVLEDEEFFYENINTISKIESLILKYL
- a CDS encoding HAD hydrolase-like protein — its product is MVQSLIFDMDGTLFQTEKILELSLDDTFTYLRSLNEWDTVTPIDKYREIMGVPLPKVWETLLPNHSNEIREQTDAYFLERLIENIRSGKGALYPNVKEVFNYLKEVNCSIYIASNGLTEYLEAIVNYYKLDNWVIETFSIQQIETLDKGDLIKTIIKKYNIKKAAVVGDRLSDINAAKDNDLIAIGCNFDFAKKEELALADLIIDDLIELKTILPRIKNY